In Botrytis cinerea B05.10 chromosome 3, complete sequence, the genomic stretch GCCCGAGGGAAGGAAGCTGTCGCTGTCGTGCAGACGGATCCATTGGAAATATCAACCCCGGTGTTTTTGGTTTCCTTTCCAAGTGCATACATATCGAGATTGTACGACGTGCACCAACCCATACCATACTCTAACGCATCAGGGTACCGCAGATCCTTGGCTGAGTGCTGACCTATATTCCAGAAACCATTCGTGGCTGGGCAAACTGGGGCTTGTACGGACGGACCGGTATTGAGCATTGGACCAAAAATAGATTCGAAAAATTGCCTCAGATCTTCCTTTTGATTACTGGGGGTGCAGTTACTTTTACGAGATAGGCTTCGATGATTCATTGAATTCGAGGGTGCCCAAGCAGCAAtgtaatttttcaatatcctGTGAAGCATGCATCCTCGGCGTCCTCAGCCCTTTCTAGCAGGTCCCAGGGAACTATCTTCagagaaaaaaaggataAGCCGAACCTTCCTCCTTACTTTCGGCAGAGAACAGTAAGCCCCTTTGGGAAGATCAAGTGACAGGAATAGACATTCTTCTGGAAGAGATATGGAACATGGAACATTGGAATACGCACCGGAAACATACTTTGTCCCTCGTAGCTCGGAGTGGAGAATTCGGACCATTGGGGAAGCAAAGCTAAGTCTCTTCTGCGTTTGGACGTTGCTTCGTACACCAGACACAAGCCACGCTGCGACGACACTGGATTCTCGATGGGTTTAGGAGAGAGAGGCATTGGAGGCATTGGAGGCATTGGAGGGGTGCCATAGACCTCAATGTAGTCAAGACAATTAATAAAGCATCCTACGTTGTTATCGCGCTGTCTGTGtgtctgtgtgtgtgtctgtctgtctgtctgtctgtctgtctatctatcaGCGCACAGGGTGGGCCGCAGGGGTGGCCACAGGGTTGCAATATCTAAGATGTGCCTCGAATAACCGCTTACCGACCAGCAGAAGCCCGCAGAAAGCAGCAAAACCAAGCACGACCTGCGAAAAATGGATATCCGCTTACCCACTCGTGCCACTGGCCTGGCCCATTAATTGGGGAAGGAGAGTCTGAGGAGACAGGGCGGCCAGACGCTAAAGAGCGGTAAACATCAATCCATCGCTTTCTGGCTGTACCTTACACCTTACTCGATCGTCAGGTACCACCAGCAAAACTCCCGTCCGAACAACACGAGCGTCCAGCGACCAGGAAGGTGATCGTTGCATTGGAACCTGACCGGAACATATGTCAAGCCATGCCAGAAGATGCCAGAATAGGCCAAATCAAAGCAGTCAACCACCGCATGAGGCATGAGGCGTGAGGCGTGAGAGGTATGAGAGCCATGAGGGGCAAACGAGCCAGAGacgaaaaacaaaaacaaatcaaaattaaaacCCTCATTCTTGAAACCTTTTTATTACCCAATTGAGgcttttgagtttgaggCAGGGAGCGTAGGAGAAgtatgatttattataaattgattcacttgctgctgctgcttggTCGTTTGGAACCTTGAAAGGGCGAGCACATCAGTATCAGtatcaatctcaacatcaacatcaacatcaacatcaacatcaatcatcCCGTACTTTGTTCCTCTCCCCGTCAACATATAAATAACAAGAGCATTCCAGCTCTTTCTCGTCTTATCTCACGCCCTGACTCAgattctctctttctttttccattgCCCGCTGCCTCTCTCTCCTTATCTTTGAAACAAGCAACCACAATCGTATTGTGTCTGCACACATCAATCGATACGAGGAATGCAAGACGAAAAGAAGCATTATCAATCTGTATCCTATTCTTAGGTCCTGACTGTCACCgctctccccctcccccctcccccctcccccatccGCCTACCTGTCGTATTGTCTGTGGTTGAGCGCAAGATAAGACTACATTCACCCCCTGGAACGCCccttcattcttcatcttgGTGATTGTCAGCCCTGCTTAGTACGTATCGTGAGTCCCGCTACGGCGTTCAACATCCCCTCTAATTCGATCAAATAGGTTTACGGCGACGTGACGATACGCTCCAACAAAAAAAGTCTTTATTCACTCAATACTTTGCAACTCCCAATTCGCCATACGGCTTCTAGATCACCGAATTAGATTTGTATCCACCTCTTGAGCCGCCGTCCAATTCActaaatcttttgaaaccAACCGTTCCTAACCGGGAGCCTGCCATACATTTGACGACACTTCGTGGTTCCAGTAACTTTTAAATCGGATACAACCACCACGCCAACTTAGCAACAACTTGCATCTTTTTTGCAAGATACACATCTTTCGGAGAAAATCCCACCACCACACCTTTTCCACACATAATTGGTACTGGTGTATGTGATACAACATTATCTCTCAGGTACGTTTTCAATCCGTGGCGCAGATCTTCCATTCCTTTTTCTGAACCCCACATAAATTTCCTTATCGCTTCCTATCAAAATAGACGCCTCCATTGCCCTAGGAAACACGGGCTTGGCGCTGTCAGGTTCCCTTTCTACCAACGTGAAGATCGAATAAGTCCAGATTTCTATCTCAAGCAACCGCCCTCGGACTATTCTGAGATCAAGGTTGCTCTTGAGGTGGAATCGACTGATAAGCATCCTTTCCAAGCAATGCGGGCAATGCAAGTAATGCTGAGAGATGAAGCGGTCAAGGAATCCAGGAGTTGCATTGTCAACATGATTCCTGACTCCtttttccatccatcaaccGACCCTATCTTACCGGCTTGTCGATATAGATAGGCGTTGGTTGCCGGCTTCACTCTTGTGTTTATCATCACTtacttttccctttttttccCACATATCTTGTGCGAGTCATTGAGCGGACGGTGTCATTCTCTACATCACAACCACTAGTCACAATGGCTACGGTTCTTTCCCCTATCAATACTGACTCAATGGGTGCTCTTCAGCAGTTTCCCGCATACGACGAACAGTACCTTCTTTCTACAGAAGAAAACATGGCTACTATCAGTAGCTCAACACCCCGTTCTCCCCATAAGTTGGTGGAGCAGATCATCCGAACTCCTGGTCGACAACCTTCACCACAACCAACGCATTTCAACATCCCCCACAGAAATGGCAATGGAAATGGACACCGTGTTTTGCGTTCCGCCACTGTTGGATATGTTGCTCCAGAATTTGCGGGCAGGACAGACCAGATGGATAAAGGTAAGTCAACTCTAGCCGTGATGACTGTACAACTCTAATTCCCTAAAGTGAGAGAACAGATCAAGGCAATGAAATGGATACCAGCTGAACTCATTGACGCACAATTGGAATGGTTCTACAATGAGCTTGGAATCGACGATGTCTACTTTCAGACCGAGAGCGTTGAAGCCGTCGTCAGCAACATAACTTCGCTTTATGCTGCAAAGGTTGCTGCATTTGCTCGCGAAGACAAACGTCAAGAGATCAGATTGGACATGGAATCCTCAGACCATGCCatatatattgatactaGCGAGCCCGGTGTTAGTGCAATTGGTGGTCCACGATATGAGCACAGACTAGAGGCCAAATATTTGGATACATCGTCGAATCAACTCTTCCGGGTTGAGAGCTTCCGTTCTACCAGCAACTTGTACAGTGGTTCCACACCCGCAAAGTCCTCGATACGCTGTTACTTCGTCTATCAGTGCCAATTCGTTGACTCTAACCCATCACCCAGCGAAACTCGCCTAGAAGTCATCAGCGACAGAATGTTTCTGGCAAAATCTACCAGCAACACAAAGCAGATTTATCAGGAGATCATTGAGCTTGCTGTCTCTCGTACTGGGCCAGTCATCGAGgtctttgatattgaagactcaatggagaagagattgGTTGTGGCTTTCAGACGCAGAACAGCCCTCGGATTGTTCAGTGCTCTGAGTGATCTGTATCACTCATACGGGGTAACAAGCTCAAGAAAATACGTTGAGCAGTTCAGCAACGGTATCACTGTGATGAGTCTGTATCTCAAGCCTGCAAGCGACTTGACAACGAAATTCCCTACCCTTGAACAATCTatccatcaaatcaccaaGGAGATTTCCCTGCTTTACTGCATACCACAGAACAAATTTCAGGCATTGTTTGCCAGCGGGCGCTTAAGTCTTCAGGAGACAATCTATGGTCATTGTGTTTGGGTTTTCGTTCAGCACTTTCTCAACCGCTTGGGCTCTGAGTACTCCTCATTAGTATCTGCATTGGATCCAAGCAACAGCTCTCACGCCGAGATTCTATCTACCATTAAGCGCAGACTGCGCACCGAGACCTTCACTGCAGATTATATTCTCGAGATCATCAGCAATCATCCAGAGCTTGTCCGTTCGCTATACGCTTCATTCGCAAACACACATCTTACCCTCGGCCCTGGATACAGTGAGGACTCCATTCCACCTTCACCATCTGGAGATGTTCTCAGCGATAAGGAACTCAAAGAGCTGATCTCGAGAACTGTCAACAATGAACACGAAGACATGGTCATGACTGCTTTCCGTATCTTCAACAACTCCCTTTTGAAAACTAATTTCTACACTCCTACAAAAGTTGCTTTGAGCTTCCGTCTCGATCCTTCATTCCTTCCCGAAATCGAGTATCCTCAGCCATTATACGGCATGTTCTTGGTTATTACATCCGAATCACGTGGGTTCCACCTTAGATTCAGGGACATTGCTAGAGGTGGCATTCGAATTGTTAAATCTCGAAATCGTGAAGCATACTCTATCAATGCCCGTTCAATGTTTGACGAAAACTACGGACTAGCCAATACTCAACAACGCAAGAACAAGGATATTCCGGAGGGTGGTTCCAAGGGTGTCATTCTTTTAGATGCCAATCAGCAAGACAAAGCCAGTGTGGCTTTCGAGAAGTATATTGATAGTATCATGGATCTTCTCTTGCCACCTTCGTCCCCTGGTATTAAGAATCCCATCGTTGATCTTTATGGCAAGGAAGAGATTCTTTTCATGGGTCCTGATGAAAATACTGCTGATCTTGTTGACTGGGCTACTGAGCACGCTCGCAAGCGAAATGCTCCGTGGTGGAAATCATTTTTCACTGGAAAGTCCCCCAAGTTAGGCGGTATCCCTCATGACAGTTACGGCATGACGTCATTGTCGGTCAGAGAATACGTCAAAGGCATCTATCGAAAACTGGAATTGGACCCTAGCAAAGTTCGGAAGATGCAGACTGGTGGTCCAGATGGTGACTTGGGAAGCAATGAGATCTTGTTGAGCAACGAAACTTACACATCGATTGTCGATGGCAGTGGGGTTTTAGTTGATCCACAGGGTCTCAACATTGATGAGCTCAAGCGCTTGGCTACGAAGCGTGCTATGATCTCGGAGTACGATCtctcaaaattatcaaaCGAAGGCTATCGTGTTCTTGTCGATGAAACCAACGTCACCTTACCCAACGGGGATATCATCAGCAATGGTACAACTTTCCGGAACACATTCCATCTCCGTGATACCGGCATCACCGATGCCTTCGTTCCCTGCGGTGGTCGTCCAGCGGCCGTTGACCTTTCCAGTGTCAATAAGCTCATCAAAGACGGAAAATCAACCATCCCATACATCGTCGAAGGTGCCAATCTTTTCATTACTCAGGATGCAAAGCTACGATTGGAAGAGGCAGGATGCATCCTATTCAAGGATGCATCTGCGAACAAAGGTGGTGtaacatcttcatctctagAAGTCCTTGCATCCTTGAGTTTTGATGACGAGAGTTTTGTAGAGAACATGTGTGTGGGAAGCAACGGCCAAGCTCCGGAATTCTACAAACAATATGTTAAAGAGGTTCAGGAGACCATCAAAATGAATGCCGAGCTCGAATTCGAAGCCATCTGGCGAGAACATGAACAAACCGGAATCCCTCGAAGCACCTTGAGTGACACTATTAGTGTTGCTATTACTAAACTTGACGAGGAGCTTCAAACATCTGATCTGTGGAGAGATGCGAAATTGAGGAAATCGGTATTGCTTGATGCCTTGCCGCAGTTGCTATTGTCCAAGATCGGTCTTGAGACGATTATGGAGAGAGTAAGTTGATCTgacaatattaataaaatcgCTTCGCTAATATCAATAGGTGCCTGACAACTACCTCCGTGCCATCTTCGGTAGTTATCTTGCCAGTCGATTCGTTTACGAAGTCGGCAGCTCGCCTGGTCAATTCGCTTTCTTTGACTTCATGTCGAAAAGATTGGCCAATGTTCGACCCAGGTCTCCCTCTTTGTAGGGGTTGCAAAATCAATTTAGTAGTCATTGGAGTTTTTTGTGTGGGGGCGGAGTTATTAAGGGATTGTGGAGTGGAAACTAGGGTTGGTTTATCGAAAAAGTCTGAACAGACATACATGGACAAAATACAGGAGCTAGCATTGCACTATTTCATTTAAGTTTTATTAGCATAACGGGAGTTTGAGTGGTAACGGGTTGAATGATAATTTGGGGAGGGTATCACAATCATAAAtgactttcttttttccgTTCAATGGCTGCAGGTGCAGTCGTGCCTCAATGGTTAGATAACTACAAAGTAAAAGGAAAAGCATCTTTCTGTCTTTTTGTTACCTTGGTGTCTAGAGTTGGATATGTATAATCAATGATCAATATATCACTCTGGTTGGTCTTTTCATTCGttcattattaaaatagatcGTGGAATACTTACTCAGAGGTATGGTACTAGGTAGaattagatattgaaatgcACTAGTCTTTGCGGATTCAGAAGAGCATTACTTGAATAAATGATAGTAGCTACTGAGGACGACCTCGAGTGATCAGATTCCTGTTAGCTCTCTGTGGGTTCATTTATATGCTATGTTGTTCGTCAACGTCTACTCAATTCCATATCGATCAAGAAGTGTACGTCGAACGAGCTACTTGATCAAGTTCACGAAGTCTAAAGTGGTATGGGTACACAATATCTCATTGATTATTATTCGCCGGGTAGAAAACATAGAATAATTCGGTTTGAATGCTGTCTTTTTCGAAGCTGTGAAAACTAGGCTTTTGGATGATAGAAGTTGCGGTCTATGTTGTATACGATATACGCTTGTAATACGTCTTTCGATTGTAGTATACTATAAGTCGTCATTACAAGTGATTCGTGTAGAGAATCATTATGAGAAGTGTAGTAGAATTACATTTTTTCGGAGAGTATAAATTCCAGAGGCTTGTCAACTTctaatatatctatataatgatagatttgaaaaattaataaacacGATGTAGTTTACGATGAATGTTATTATTCGGTATAGAACTCgtatattattttgttatGAAAACTATTGAAGTATAATACATTTTTTCGAGCGTCTGTTCAGGGTTGAAATTAGAAACAATTCTATGCATAATTTCAATGGGcattcttattttttatttcttaaTTCATTAAAGGATTTACAGTTCTAAAAATACTTGATAGATTTGTGTAACAAAATGTAATATCAAGTCAAGAATTATGACTTTTTCATCGAACCTGAATATGAAACATCTTTGAATGTAAGAAATCTAAGAAATCTAAGAAatctataaatctataaatctataaatctGATTTATTTCatacaaattcaatctttatACATATCcttgatttaaattattttgctaaattaattaataatatgaATTCCCTGATaaacaatattgatataatcaatctcaaattgataatatgttgatattttctataatttattataatatataataatatatttattataatatataataatatatttattataatatataataatatatttattataatatataataatatatttattataatatataataatattaattaataatattaaatgcATCCCAAGtcattcttttaattttgaaatctaatttataGAATCTCGAGAATgcaaattattgataaacttatataatttaaaagtatcaaaagaaaattattttactttatgattaataaagatatattcaatagaaatattctcattattaattatttcgaaacaattataaataaaaaaataaatacaaaattaaaaaagtacTTGATGTAATATtagtattgatataatttattgTAAGGAATTCTTGAAGTGTAAAACAATATATGATCCATTCTAAAAGATATCATTATTCTTGATAATGttattctatattaaaacttaaaataaaatatttgtattgattagattttgttatttcatttctataattatattgaaaccCAATAAGATAACATTTTTTAAGAaaaatattccaatcaattaacttttagaatctattttattcaaaatcaataaaatcattaaCCCCataagaatctaataatcaTATGTTAGATAAgatcttattataaaactCTAACTGATAATAAGTTCCTCAATTATgattaaaaattattcaattatagaactttaattaaatataatccTTAAATTCTTTCGAATTGTTCAAACC encodes the following:
- the Bcgdh2 gene encoding Bcgdh2; the protein is MATISSSTPRSPHKLVEQIIRTPGRQPSPQPTHFNIPHRNGNGNGHRVLRSATVGYVAPEFAGRTDQMDKVREQIKAMKWIPAELIDAQLEWFYNELGIDDVYFQTESVEAVVSNITSLYAAKVAAFAREDKRQEIRLDMESSDHAIYIDTSEPGVSAIGGPRYEHRLEAKYLDTSSNQLFRVESFRSTSNLYSGSTPAKSSIRCYFVYQCQFVDSNPSPSETRLEVISDRMFLAKSTSNTKQIYQEIIELAVSRTGPVIEVFDIEDSMEKRLVVAFRRRTALGLFSALSDLYHSYGVTSSRKYVEQFSNGITVMSLYLKPASDLTTKFPTLEQSIHQITKEISLLYCIPQNKFQALFASGRLSLQETIYGHCVWVFVQHFLNRLGSEYSSLVSALDPSNSSHAEILSTIKRRLRTETFTADYILEIISNHPELVRSLYASFANTHLTLGPGYSEDSIPPSPSGDVLSDKELKELISRTVNNEHEDMVMTAFRIFNNSLLKTNFYTPTKVALSFRLDPSFLPEIEYPQPLYGMFLVITSESRGFHLRFRDIARGGIRIVKSRNREAYSINARSMFDENYGLANTQQRKNKDIPEGGSKGVILLDANQQDKASVAFEKYIDSIMDLLLPPSSPGIKNPIVDLYGKEEILFMGPDENTADLVDWATEHARKRNAPWWKSFFTGKSPKLGGIPHDSYGMTSLSVREYVKGIYRKLELDPSKVRKMQTGGPDGDLGSNEILLSNETYTSIVDGSGVLVDPQGLNIDELKRLATKRAMISEYDLSKLSNEGYRVLVDETNVTLPNGDIISNGTTFRNTFHLRDTGITDAFVPCGGRPAAVDLSSVNKLIKDGKSTIPYIVEGANLFITQDAKLRLEEAGCILFKDASANKGGVTSSSLEVLASLSFDDESFVENMCVGSNGQAPEFYKQYVKEVQETIKMNAELEFEAIWREHEQTGIPRSTLSDTISVAITKLDEELQTSDLWRDAKLRKSVLLDALPQLLLSKIGLETIMERVPDNYLRAIFGSYLASRFVYEVGSSPGQFAFFDFMSKRLANVRPRSPSL